cTCCCACAAAATCGCCTCTCATCGAGGTTAGGGTTCAAAAcatgataaaatgaagctaagttTCTGAATACTCAGCTATAAAAGcaagttgcagatgtcgcatttgcggcaCTGGGTTCGTAAATGCGAACTTGCAAAAGTGAAGAATCCTTCACAAAAGTGAAGCTTGAACAGTTCTGacgccttcgcaaatgcgacagaaaatgtcgcaaatgcggacactggtcttcgcaaaagcgaccagttTATCGCAAAAGCGACCCTATCCAGCCCaggccttcatcgcaaatgcgaaacagaGTTTGAAAATGCGAACTCTACAGGCGTCGCAAAAGCGATCATTTATTCGCAAATGCGTTCCCTTCCCCAACAGCCCagattcgcaaatgcgaggactACCTCGCAAATGCGGTAGTCGCATTTGCAACAAAAACATCGCAAATATGATGAAACCAGTACCAATACTCAACAATTTAACAAAATCAATCTGAAAcgaatccgaaactcacccgagcccccgaggctcaaaaccaaacacccacaccaATCCAAAACCATAACACGAAATCACTCGcctgatcaaaacaccaaaataacctctagaagcaagaatcggatgccaaaacgcatgaaaatcacaatgaacttcaagaacttctagaatcgcaaccaagcgtccgaaccataccaaatcaactccaaatggcaccaaattttgcaagcaTGCTCCATAtgacaaaacagacctattccaactcccaaaatcAAAAGCCGAACCCGATAGTCTTAAAGTCAGACcatcaaacttaggaaaattctaaacttttaaatttccaacttccaccAAATGATGCTGAAACtgcttagaaatatccaaatacaaatttaggcatacgcccaagtccaaaatcaccatccagacctatcGGAACCATtgaaactccaatccgaggtcaaatactcaaatgtcaaaccttggtcaatttTTTCATCTTCGAGCTTCTCAAATGAGAGTCACTCCTTCAAATCATTTTCGAACCACTCACCCAAGCCGATGatatacgcaagtcataatatactaTGTAAAGTTACGCATGACCTTAAACTGCCGAACTGAatgcaattgctcaaaacgactagccggatcgttacactgatatcttttcttttttaattcaaGTATAAGTGATCCTCCCGTCAGTACCCGGTGAACCATATAAGGGCCTTGCCTattgggtgagaatttcccctttgctttATCCTAATGCGAGAAGGTCCGTTTCATCACCAATTGCCCCGGAGTGAATTGCCTCGATCTAATCGTTTTGTTGAAAgcccttgccattctattctggtagagttgaccgtgacacactGTGTTCATTCTCTTACCATTaatgagagccagttgttcataCCGGTTTCGTATCCATTCCACGTCGCTAAGCTcggcctcttgtatgattcttaaggaggGAATCTCCACTTCGGCTGGAATAACAACTTCAGTACCGCAGACCAGTAGATAGGGAGTTGCCCTAATTGACGTATGAACTGTGGTGCGGTACCCGAGCAAAGaaaatggtagcttctcgtgccattttttgttgttgtacactattttccttaatatcttcttgatgttattaTTGGCGGCTTCTACGGCTCCATTCATCTGCGGCCTATATGCTGTAGAATttcgatgcttgatcttgaatgtttcataCATAGATTTCATTTGATCATTGTTGAGATTGGCcgcattgtcagtaatgattgactcgggtactccaaatcgacaaacaatacgatCCCGGACAAAATATGCTCCAACCTTCTTAGTCACAGCCTTATAGGAAGcggcttcgacccattttgtgaagtcaTATATAGCAGGTTCAgttggtccaatgacatccatgccccaagaaGAGAAAGACCAGGcgaactcgttgcattgagttagTGGGGCgacactcgtatcatatcaacaTGTATCTGACATTGGTGACACCTTTGAACATATTCAATGCAGTCTGTCTCCatggtcatccagaaataccctgctcttaatatcttttTGGCTAAAACAAAACttttcatgtgaggtccgcaagttccagcatgtatttcttcgagcaatctagatgcctccttggcatcgacacatcccAACAATCCCAAATAAGGAGTCCTTCTATATGGAATTCCTCCACTCTGAAAGAAATGGTTCgccaatcttcgaagcgtgctcttctgagtgtgtgtagcattctctgggtattctcctttctccaagtattccttgatatcgtggaaccatggattttcgtcaaactcttcttcaacatgagcataatAAGCCGACTGCTTATGAATTTCTATTGGGAtatgatcgatgaaattcttgtctggatgttgtatcatggaagacaaggtggctaatgcatctgcgaactcgttctgaattcttggaacatgtttgagttctatctttgtgaacctcttgatcaactctcATACACAATGAAAGTATGGCAATAATTTAGTGTTcttggtagcccattctcctagtacTTGGTGTACCAATAgatctgaatctccgattaccagcaactcctgaatgttcatgtcgatggccaacctgagtcccaagatgcaagcctcatattccgccatattgttggtgcacgggAACCTGAGTTTTGTGGATATTGGATAATGTTGACTGGTTTCTGATACTAAAATAGCTCTGATGCCCACTCCCTTGAAGTTGCTGCTCCGTAAAAAAACATTCTCCAACCGTCATATATTTCGGCAATATTTTCTCCTACAAATGATACTTCCTCATTgggaaaatacatcttcaatggttcgtattctccatctACGGGGTTCTCTGCCAAGTGATCGGCAATGCTTGCCCCTTGACTGCCTTTTGAGTCACAtaaatgatgtcgaactcacttagcaatatctgccactttgctaacttacctgtaggcatgggtttctaaaAGATGTACTTCAGCGTGTCCATCCTTGAAATGAGATATATAGTGTACGTATAGAAATAATGTCTCAATTTTTGGGCTATCCATGtaaaagcacagcaggtgcgttccaTTAAAGAATACTGGGCctcgtaaggtgtgaacttcttgctcagatagtaTATCACCTGCTCGTTCCTCCcgatttcatcatgttgtcccagaaTGCAGCCAAAGGCTCCATCCAACACAGACATATATAGCAGCAGAGGTCTTTCTAGTTCCGGAGGGACCAACACGGGTGGTTTAGATAAATATTCCTTAATTTTGTCGAaagctttctggcattcttcaatCCAATTTGTTGCAGCATCttgaagatcggctcacataTCACTGTTGATTGTATTATAAAACGGCTGATATAAATGAGGCatcctagaaaactcatcacatccttcttgttCTTTGGCGGTGGCAAGTCCTGAATAGCTTTGATTTTCGTTGGGTCTAGCTTAATACCACGGCGGTTGACGATGAAACCCAACAACTTCCCAACAGGGATTCTAGAGGCACattttgcagggttcaacttcaaattgtattttcgaagtCGGTCGAAAAACTTCTTCAGGTCTGCTTGTGGTctgaactccttttagatttgacgataacatcatccacgtattgtgagcacctaatttttgactatatttgaatttttatcaccttctactatgtaaatatttttagaaatttaatatatattttttagctttgttacatttttttatatagggtaaaaattaaaaataatttaaaaggtcaattattactattaatattatttttatttttatttttatttttaactttattttgaaataaaataaattaaaaaccgaaaaaaattaattaattaaatatatttttttcaaatttttggatgggaataaaaaaataggaaaagtagaagtatggaagtaaaaagtaaaagtaaaattaggtggaaattgtttaataaaaaaagtaaaagaaactagaaaattaaaaaaataaaaataaaagaatgtggaaatttaaaaaatgaaaagcaaaagaaatttggaattaaaaataaaagtaaatgtagctgaatattttaaaaaaaagtaaaagagagtggaaagtaaaaaaagaaaagtaaaataagtggaaaataaaaaaagaaaagtaaaaaaaagtgggaatttaaatataataaaagtaaaaagtgagaaattataaaataaaagtaaaagaaagcgagaaattatttttgtttttttaaaaagaagaaaaataggaagtgggaattgtttttaattaaacaataataaaataataaaataaaaattaaatctgaaaaaattccgaaactttttctataaatagaagtgaaatgtgaggagaaaagaggaaaagagaaaaaaaaagggaggagggaattgagagaaatatgtttgcttcttctacgctaagagaatttctattcgtgtcattctttcttcggctttctttcgaaaaatctagAAATCCATCACCAAACTCCAACCCCGAAACCAACTGGAAACCAACTAAAAAGCACGATAAAAACGAGCCGAAAACCCAGCGAAACAGTTCCCTTGTGTACAGAAAATAACAGCTCCAAAGTTGAGTCGTCGAGTTCGAGCTGCGTTTGTCGATTTTGGTCGAGGCTCCATTTGCATCCTTGTCAATTATCCGAGCTTCAAAATAGTCTTGTAAAGGTCCATTTCTCCCATCATTATTTTGTTAAGATtatgcttgaatatataatttgatcttatttagCTTCATGaagattaaaatatttttctgtattaattgttaggtctcattacctttgttaaattttgttactttcttgtttgattaacatgaagattgatgaaaacatgatttttgggaacatagtgaatgtttgaactttgggAATAAAATCCATGTCTGctagttgaaattgaaaaatgaggtttggacttagaaaaaaaaGATGATTGGGCTCGGCGGTTGGGCTTTGCTTAATGAAGCATGTACTACTGCAATTGACTAATGGATAGTGGAGTAGCTTGATGAACTAGTAACTAGGAATACTCATTAATTGGTTTTAAAAAGCCAATTGTGCTATGATCAATTTAAGTTATCTGGGCCAAAATAATTAAGAGCAAAAGCAGAAACTTTTCCACAATTGATTTCATAATTCATGGCCTCataataatctcaaacttaggagtTGAGCAAATTATGAACATCATAGCTTGTTTTAGGCGCGATAAATAGTAAATCATcttgactatgggtacggttcccggggcacggtcacgatacgtaaatcccaactcaagtgcacgtttcacgtgacttgaccccaacttcaaataattaaaataaatatgttaTGAATCACGAGTGCGTTTCATGTGGCGTGATTAGCAATATGTACCAAAACAACGAGTgcacgacatcgcgacttgttcaaataaattctataaatactaaaagggttaaaaataaataaaagcggTATAGAAGCGGTAACACATAAAAGGTTTTAAACATATAATAATCAGGAAATTAAGCCAAGTGTAATTGTAAAGAGactgtgctaaaatcacggatcacgggagtgcctcacaccttctcccgggttaacagaattttttacccgatcttctgtgttcgcggaccataaatagagtcaatttcctcgaatTGAGATTTTAAAATGAACCGGTGATTTGGGACACCATaacaattattccaagtggcgactctgaattaaataaataattccatttcaaACAATgccactttaattggaaaaactcccctatcccttgggaaaaaggaggtgtgacagctctggcgactccgcTGGGGAACGGACCCAgtatctctggttcagggttcagaattcgagcttagaataactgttatacttgacTTTTGTTTATTATCCGatatttttacgtgtttgagcctaatgtgctaaatgtcgtgttttactgctttgatattttgtgaactgtatataaactatTACGAAAACCCTTCTTCTctttgagtcttctaaatcttctggaaAGTGTGTGCTTCGCGTGGTTTGTTTTCTATTAGAGTCataccctaattttagaacgaggatcagacaagttgcaaagccggtgaagcttctgtattcccggcaCGCTGCTCCTCCCCCTCCCCGGCTCGAGTTATCCGCTCGgataagccaggtctagaacaatacacccaggatttaaatatagaatgacataacctcataccggatccctagtaggtacgtttatttgcatcacgtacattcgactttggggactcaacacagagGTTGGGTCCGTTTTTGAAAGGTGTACCCAAgtcaaaagaccatcctgatgcatcttacgtgctacttgtgcatttgtttgtttcggcttgcatgttgaccggtttctagaatagggaaagaaaatcaagaaaataccAAGAGTGAGGCAAGAGAGAGAAATTTACCCGATTTTTGAAAATCCAAGTATTTGAAAATCCCAAAACTCTCCCACAATTTTGAAAAAATGGAGTCATTTCAAAAATATGCCAAATATTTAAAAGAAAAGTCATGCTTTTCTTACCGAACTATGCGAGTCTGATTcttaccggatgtgagatacgtaggcaaacctagAATGCTTAATTCCCTTTCCTTAATTCCCTCTCTAGAATGCTTttcttagaaaatccaaaaaaaaaaaactaaatccaaaactattttcttttttttttctccgaagtcttttattaaaaaaaaaaatttcaaatcaaaatccaaaatattttcttccttatttagaatttctttttaaaaaaaaataaattcaaaattccatcaaaagaaaaaaaaatctccaaaaacaaaaaaacaatatttaaaagtctttataagaaaaaagaaaaatggtcAGTTTATTCCCGATCTAACCGAACTACGCAGGTCTGATTCTCAcaggatgtgagatacgtaggcaaacctcatcggttccggccccaaattttcaaaaatccaaaaatatttttctttaattccttctttagaagtctttccttcGAAAATctcaaataaaagaaaatgattttgaagccaaaaaatattttctttctttttagaagtctctcatttgaaaacaaaatcaaaatccaaaaatatgtttcttttttttagaagtctttctcccaataaataaataaataaataaataaataaataaatcaaaattcaaaaaaaatattttctttctttcgaaaattatcaaaaaataaaaaaataaaaaaataaaaatccaaaaatattttctttcttgttaaaaagtctttctttcgaaaaattcgaataaaaagagagaaaattctaaatccaaaatattttcgttGTAAGGAGCTTTTGTGGTATgattttcaaacaaaaaaaagaaaaagattgaTGAATAAATTAGAAAAAGAGTTAGCTTATTTACTTTGTTTCTAGTATTCCCGAACTACGCAAAATCTGATTCAtgtggcgtcatgatacgtaggcaatccccatcggattcgatcatagtcaTTAAAAATAAACTTAGtgagagaaaaaaaaaggaaaaaaagagtgacaaaaaaataacaaagaaaacaaagagcgaaaaaaaacaagagtgaaaaatccaaaaagagaactctATGTCCAGTTTGAAAAGAAAACCGCGGAAAGTTTCCGTGAATATTCTGTCAAATGGCGTGAGCAAGCTGccagggtaaagcctccaatggaTGAAGCAGAAATGGTTATGGTCTTCTTACATGCCCAAGAGGTAGACtgcttccagaacatgatgtccgctatgggtaatccgttcgccgaggctatcaaaaCTGGGGAGATGGTCCAAAAAGGTTTAAAAACGGGCCGAATCTTGTGTCATGCTgcttttaaggccacatcacaccccgttcagaatggttcgggggggggggggaggggtttgATGAATAGAAACATAAGGGAAGAGGGAGACATGATGGCTTCGAGTCCCAGGGGGACCCGCAGGTCAtccaaccaatcatatatgcttcctaaggCCCCACAATACTATTATTCCCATCAAGATGTTGCTTATGCCAtggcaccgcctccctatgcggtgatgaacgcaCAACCTTACACGCGACCACAACGTTAtacacaaaaccgagctccacctcccagaaacgcccatccctaccaagctccgtataatccccaaccaaatgttccccaataTAATCCTCGCCCAACAGTGCCCCTCAGAACGAATCAGTTCACACTTATTGGTGAATCgtattcaagtttgtttcaaaagctaatcAGGCTAGGTCTGTTACAGCCAGTGGCTCCGAACCAGCCGAACCCCGAGTCCCCCTCGCAtcgagctgatgctagatgtgaatgccactctggagcagtgggacatgatacagaGGACTATTGGACCCTCAAAAGGGCAGTTGAAGACTTGATTTAAGCTAAAAGAATCGTTCTTAGGGATGGAGAGGCTCCTAATGTAACAAACAATCCTTTTCCTAATCACAACAACGGGACAGTCGTTGGAATGATCTGTGATGATGGGGAATTTGATCCAGCATTGAAAGCCACAGTAGCCATTGTCGCGGCggaagagaaacctaaaaacgggcgccaaacctgaaaagttttctgtcagatgggagtctcggtagccagtcttACTAACTTTTCTGTGCctggattatttcagggtgtaatccagATGTTTtgctttattgtcttactttctcaTGTAAaaccttctatctttaaaaaaaacatcaaatgaaattaatatttcattgtccaggaatgtctcttttcagttctgttaatgcaaattttaataacatgacatgcttgcggacttcatgcctagatcgtaaaacgctgtcagacctcgaaataatgaatcaagaagcaaaaTATGTTGAAGATAaagcttgtgagaaaataaacaaagaattggaACAGTAGGCCTAAGCCAAGTCCGAATGAAATTGGAatgaagttgagattccctctcttcggatcattgatGAAGCCGGGATTGACGATAAAAATTGGGTCAAGAACCTATTAGAATAATGACACTGATTGGCCGCAATTTACCACGggcagttataccaacaaagaatggcccatgtctacaacaagaaagtgcggcccagggaatttgaaataggacaactcattctgagacgtatcctcccacctcatgaagaagctaaagaaaaattggctccaaattcgaaaggtccatacattgtaatgaGAGTACTGCCAAGAGAGCATTGTACCTGGCTAGCATCGAAGGAAATGTCCATGAAATAATTGTCAACGCGGAtacagtcaaaaggtactatgtttgaccctctatGTAGCATTATTGTTCTCTGACTGGGATGACGAAGACTTTCTTTCTCATTATCCAAACACTACCAAtcctttgcaaaccctttgagtcggttccctttctttgattaccctctttggaacctgaaagtgttatagaaaaaaaaagaaaaatgaaaaaaaagaaaaaaaagaaaattagaaacaaagttccttgaactacgtttgacttgattccgaaagaatacgtaggcagcctctctctagggttcagtcacaccaaaataaaaatcctcatttccccaaaagttgaaactagggctgatgttacaatggttcggtgATGGTTTCGCCTGCaaggttccaaaagttgtaatacaatccaaattctttttaccaaaaaccttttcaagtccttccgatcaatcaacgagaatgttcaaagattggaggatacaatcacttggatctgatgccaccaaaataagagaaataaaatgagagagccttattggtgaaaaccctcacgggcaccatagggcgatggcgagtagagaaaatgaaaatgagagtcttgttagtgaagaCCCGCAAAGTGCACTATAaagcgatggtgagaagagaaatgagagaggtcagctggtgaaaacccgcaaagggcactgcTGATCGAAAAGAGAatcttcacagccattggtattCACAGTCCTGCACAAGGTTTCTTAATTTCGAGGCAaaggttgtgatgaatttctgagagtcggacggtttacacagatcaggcatccagttcaaaaggcatgtcatgttcattgaagtccgcatatactccagataagtcattctttcctttccccgaaagggatacctcttgtctaaattcattgtccattccattatttgtttttcttcgaatccctttcggtctaactatgttccaaaaactaaggcaaataagggatggcaagactgatttataGAGCTTTCGTATGATACAAGATAATTTGCAAAATGGGCACCCCGGCCTCGGCACGGGCATTAAGTCAACCCCGACTAgccatggtggccgatgcttcgAGATCGAAAACTCTCGAaagaatgaaatcaaatggaAAAGCCTATAAAGGCAATATGAacttgaaaaggttaagtcccatgcGACCAACTATCATGGCAAAGTttggaaaagccaaaggttctccgGGGCCAGAAGTGCAACCGATACTCAGGAAATAACCAGTTGCAAGTGAAATTATCATCAAAGAAGCCAGCCAAGATCAAATGACTGAAACACTCAAGGCCGAAAAACCAACCAccatttcaaactgacaaattattctttgtttgaaaaaaaaaaacaggAAACAAGTGCAATCCAAAGCAACCTTGTAAGAAGCAAGTGCAGCCAAAAAGAAACCACGCGGAGACTAAAATAGCTCCACAGCGGCAATAACttcaaaagggaagtcttctccaaattctttcccgcatttactcattctcttaaaaaaagaagaagaagaaagaaagtccaaaatcatggtagtatagggtctccaatccctatctgtattttccaacaaagggtatccactccctagttgatattattttggacatagggtctccactccctagtttcttttctaacatagggtctcgactccctagttgattttatgtttagacatagggtgtcccctccctagtttcttttccaacacagggtgtccactccctagttgattttattttagacataaggtctccactctctagtctctttaacaacatagggtctccactccctagttgattttaattttagacatagtgtctccactccctagttgactttaattttagacatagggtctccactccctagtctcttttctaacatagggtctccactccctagttgatgttatttttagacatagggtctccactccctagtctcctttccaacatagggtctccactccctagttgattttattttagacatagggtatccactccctagctgatgttattttagacatagggtctccactccctagttgattttattttagacatagggtctccactccctagtctcatttccaacctagggtcaccactccctagttgatattattttagacatagggtctccactccctagtatcttttccaacatatggtctccactctctagttgattttcctttggacatagggtctccactccctagtctcctttccaacatagggtctccaatccatagttgatgttattttagacatagtttcttcactccctagtctcttttccaacatagggtctccactccctagttgacgttattatagacatagggtctccactccctagtctcttttccaacatagggtctccaatccctaattgattttattttagacatagagtctccacaccgtagtctcttttccaacatagggtctcctcttcctagttgattttatttcagacatagagtctccactccctagtctctttaccaacatagggtctccactctttatttgatgtttccaacatagggtatccactccctagttgattttagtttagacatagggtctccattccatagtctcctttccaacataggttctacaatccctagttgatgttattttagacatagggtctccactccctcgttgagtttctttagacatagggtctctactccctagtctcctttaaAACAAAGGGTCTCtaatccctagttgatgttattttagacataaggtttccactccttagttgacgttattttagacatagggtctcaattcccaagtctcttttccaacatagggactccacaccatagttgatgttattttagacatagggtctccactccctagtctcatttccaatatagggtctccactcccaagttgattttattttagacatggggtctccactccctagtcttatatccaacataaggtctccactccctagttgatgttattttagacatatggtttcTACACCCTAGTattttttccaatatagggtctccgctccctagttgattttattttatacatagggtcttcactccatagtctccattctaacatagggtctccactttctagtagatgttatttttagacataggttctccactccctagtctcctttccatcatagggtctccattccctagttgatgttattttagacatagggtctccactccctagtctcttttccaacatagggtctccactccctagttgatgttattttagacatagggtctccactccctagtctctattccaacatagggtctcagttccctagttgatgttattttagacatagggtctccactctctagttgacgttattttacacattgggtctccactccttagttgattttattttatacatagggtctccactccctagtctaatTTTCAAcctagggactccactccctagttgatattattttagacataagatctccactccctagtctcttttccgacatagggtcaccactctctAGTTGAGTTTTTTTTAGAtaaagggtctccacttcctagtgtcctttccaacatagagtctccactccctagttgatgttattttagacatagggtcttcactccttagtatcttttccaacatagggtctccactccctagttgatgatattttagacacagggtctccactccctagtcgcgtttccaacatagggtctccactccctagttgattttattttagacaaaaggGTCTGCATTCCCTAgactctttttcaacatagggactccactccctagctgatgttattttagacaaagggactccactacctagttgtttttattttagacatagggtcttcactccctagtcttattttcaacctagggtctccactccctagttgatattactttatacatagggtctccactccttagtaaCTTTTCtgacatagggtctgcactctctagttgattgtttttagacatagggtatccacttcctagtctcctttccaacatagtgtctccactccctagttgatgttattttagacacaaggtctccactccctagtcgcttttccaacatagggtctccactccctagttgatgatattttagacaaagggtctccactccctagttgattttattttaggcatagggtctccactccctagttgtttctccatcatagg
This region of Nicotiana tomentosiformis chromosome 4, ASM39032v3, whole genome shotgun sequence genomic DNA includes:
- the LOC138910088 gene encoding uncharacterized protein; translated protein: MAEYEACILGLRLAIDMNIQELLVIGDSDLLRFTKIELKHVPRIQNEFADALATLSSMIQHPDKNFIDHIPIEIHKQSAYYAHVEEEFDENPWFHDIKEYLEKGEYPENATHTQKSTLRRLANHFFQSGGIPYRRTPYLGLLGCVDAKEASRLLEEIHAGTCGPHMKSFVLAKKILRAGYFWMTMETDCIEYVQRCHQCQIHVDMIRVSPH